One genomic segment of Bradyrhizobium diazoefficiens includes these proteins:
- a CDS encoding metallophosphoesterase family protein, whose translation MSGHDHGDDGVSRRKVLECMTWAGTGVLWTITGGVPRSLGIIDSAQAATAAAPGMTFLQISDSHVGFDKPANPNALGTLEEAVNKINAMPAKPSFMIHTGDITHLSKAAEFDNAERIISQTKLDVHYVPGEHDFIDEEVKLYRERYGRGTKGHGWYSFDAGGVHFIGLVNVVDLKAGGLGNLGAEQLAWLEDDLRGKSKSMPVVLFAHIPLWTVYPEWGWGTEDGGRALELVKGFGSVTVLNGHIHQVMQKVEGNVTFHTARSTAFPQPAPGAAPSPGPMKVEDAKLRSMLGVASVNFKQNEQRLAIIDTPLQG comes from the coding sequence ATGAGCGGACACGATCACGGGGACGACGGCGTCAGTCGCCGCAAGGTGCTGGAATGCATGACCTGGGCCGGCACCGGGGTGCTCTGGACCATCACGGGCGGCGTGCCGCGCTCGCTCGGCATCATCGATTCCGCGCAAGCCGCCACCGCGGCCGCGCCCGGCATGACCTTCCTCCAGATCAGCGACAGCCATGTCGGCTTCGACAAGCCGGCCAACCCCAACGCGCTCGGCACGCTGGAGGAAGCGGTCAACAAGATCAATGCGATGCCGGCAAAACCGTCATTCATGATCCACACTGGCGACATCACGCATCTGTCGAAAGCCGCCGAGTTCGACAATGCCGAGCGCATCATCTCGCAAACCAAGCTGGACGTGCACTACGTGCCCGGCGAGCACGACTTCATCGACGAGGAGGTGAAGCTCTATCGCGAGCGCTACGGCCGCGGCACCAAGGGGCACGGCTGGTACTCCTTCGACGCGGGGGGCGTGCACTTCATCGGTCTCGTCAACGTCGTCGACCTCAAGGCCGGGGGCCTTGGTAATCTCGGCGCAGAGCAGCTCGCCTGGCTCGAGGACGATCTGCGCGGCAAGTCGAAATCGATGCCTGTCGTGTTGTTTGCCCACATCCCGCTCTGGACCGTCTATCCGGAATGGGGCTGGGGTACCGAGGACGGCGGCCGTGCGCTGGAGCTCGTGAAGGGCTTTGGCTCGGTGACGGTGCTCAACGGCCACATCCACCAGGTGATGCAGAAGGTCGAGGGCAACGTCACCTTCCACACCGCGCGCTCGACCGCCTTCCCGCAGCCGGCGCCGGGGGCCGCCCCCTCACCCGGACCGATGAAGGTCGAGGATGCAAAACTCCGCTCCATGCTCGGGGTTGCCAGCGTCAATTTCAAGCAGAACGAGCAGCGGCTCGCGATCATCGACACGCCGCTCCAGGGTTGA
- the hpnH gene encoding adenosyl-hopene transferase HpnH has protein sequence MAIPFFKEMRIGGYLLKQKLLGRKRYPLVLMLEPLFRCNLACVGCGKIDYPDAILNRRMTAQECWDAADECGAPMVAIPGGEPLIHKEIGEIVRGLVARKKFVSLCTNALLLEKKLDLFEPSPYLFFSVHLDGLREHHDKAVSQKGVFDRAVSAIKAAKARGFTVNVNATIFDGHPAEEIAKFLDLTVELGVGVSMSPGYAYERAPDQEHFLNRTKTKKLFRDVFAMGKGKKWNFMHSGLFLDFLAGNQEYECTPWGMPARNIFGWQKPCYLLGEGYAKTFKELMETTDWETYGTGKYEKCADCMAHCGYEPTAATAALNNPLKAMWVALRGVRTTGPMAPEIDMSKQRPAQYIFSEQVQKKLSEIRRDEAAAAEAKAARKASTAA, from the coding sequence ATGGCTATCCCCTTCTTCAAGGAAATGCGTATCGGCGGCTATTTGCTCAAGCAGAAACTGCTTGGCCGCAAACGCTATCCGCTCGTGCTGATGCTGGAGCCGCTGTTTCGCTGCAACCTCGCCTGCGTCGGCTGCGGCAAGATCGATTATCCCGATGCGATCCTCAACCGCCGCATGACTGCGCAGGAGTGCTGGGATGCGGCTGACGAGTGCGGCGCGCCCATGGTCGCCATTCCCGGCGGCGAGCCGCTGATCCACAAGGAGATCGGCGAGATCGTGCGCGGCCTCGTCGCGCGCAAGAAGTTCGTCTCGCTCTGCACCAACGCGCTGCTGCTCGAGAAGAAGCTCGATCTGTTCGAGCCCTCGCCGTACCTGTTCTTCTCGGTGCATCTCGACGGCCTGCGCGAGCACCACGACAAGGCGGTATCGCAGAAGGGCGTGTTCGATCGTGCCGTGTCCGCGATCAAGGCGGCCAAGGCGCGCGGCTTCACCGTCAACGTCAACGCCACCATCTTCGACGGCCATCCGGCCGAGGAGATCGCAAAGTTCCTCGACCTCACCGTCGAGCTCGGTGTCGGCGTCTCGATGTCGCCCGGCTACGCCTATGAGCGCGCGCCGGACCAGGAGCACTTCCTCAACCGCACCAAGACCAAGAAGCTGTTCCGCGACGTCTTCGCGATGGGCAAGGGCAAGAAGTGGAACTTCATGCATTCCGGCCTGTTCCTCGACTTCCTCGCCGGCAACCAGGAATACGAGTGCACGCCCTGGGGCATGCCCGCGCGCAACATTTTTGGCTGGCAGAAGCCCTGCTACTTGCTCGGCGAAGGCTACGCCAAAACCTTCAAGGAGCTGATGGAGACCACCGACTGGGAGACCTACGGCACCGGCAAATACGAGAAGTGCGCCGACTGTATGGCCCATTGCGGCTACGAGCCGACGGCGGCCACCGCCGCGCTCAACAACCCGCTGAAGGCGATGTGGGTAGCCCTGCGTGGTGTCAGGACCACAGGCCCGATGGCGCCCGAGATCGACATGTCCAAGCAGCGCCCGGCGCAGTACATCTTCTCGGAGCAGGTCCAGAAGAAGCTCTCGGAGATCCGCCGGGATGAGGCCGCAGCAGCCGAGGCCAAGGCCGCACGGAAGGCTTCGACCGCGGCGTAA
- a CDS encoding anti-sigma factor family protein codes for MTCDEARILLHALLDGELDAGHAREVEAHVASCPDCSAEFAAQREMKRVLADTELRYSAPATLRARIEASMPQARPQPSRRSVLRGFAMGSAVSALAASGVVAVVLRQDDQQRILSEVVSAHLRSLQAGHLIDVVSTDQHTVKPWFNGKLDVAPPVIDLTAQGFTLVGGRLDYIDARAIGAVVYKRRQHVINLFVSQTASTEHRPPKTQTMQGFNCRRWGERGLNFWAVSDIGNDELTEFVDKFEAAMKANVEG; via the coding sequence ATGACCTGCGACGAAGCAAGGATCCTGCTTCACGCGCTGCTCGATGGCGAGCTCGATGCCGGCCACGCGCGCGAGGTCGAAGCCCATGTCGCCAGCTGCCCGGACTGCTCGGCCGAGTTCGCGGCACAGCGCGAGATGAAGCGCGTGCTGGCCGACACCGAGCTGCGCTACAGCGCGCCCGCGACGTTACGCGCCCGAATCGAGGCATCGATGCCGCAAGCGCGGCCGCAGCCCAGCCGACGCTCGGTGCTGCGCGGTTTCGCAATGGGCTCGGCAGTCTCGGCCCTCGCCGCCTCTGGCGTCGTCGCCGTCGTGCTGCGCCAGGACGACCAGCAGCGCATCCTCTCGGAGGTCGTCTCCGCGCATCTGCGCTCGCTCCAGGCCGGTCACCTTATCGACGTGGTCTCGACCGATCAGCACACGGTCAAGCCCTGGTTCAACGGCAAGCTCGACGTCGCCCCGCCCGTGATCGATCTCACTGCGCAGGGCTTTACGTTGGTCGGCGGCCGGCTCGACTATATCGACGCGCGCGCCATCGGCGCAGTCGTCTACAAGCGCCGCCAGCATGTCATCAACTTGTTCGTGTCGCAGACCGCCAGCACCGAGCATCGGCCACCCAAGACTCAGACCATGCAGGGCTTCAACTGCCGCCGCTGGGGCGAGCGCGGCCTGAATTTCTGGGCCGTCAGCGACATCGGCAACGACGAGCTCACGGAGTTCGTCGACAAGTTCGAGGCGGCGATGAAGGCGAATGTGGAGGGATAG
- a CDS encoding DUF2147 domain-containing protein has protein sequence MRLPLYTGLILAGGYACLTPALAADPTGDWRVADGVANIRVAQCNGSMWGAVSWEKKPGGRDENNPDVSKKNRPTLGMPTLIDMKKKPGVDQWEGQVYNAKDGQLYSATITPVGADQLEIKGCVMGFLCGGETWTRVGPPIPSSPANAMAKGGPKSTAPKAQGAPNTTGAAALPAPAAPKTAAKPGQKGAADPVGDICLLPDIAGFAH, from the coding sequence ATGCGTTTGCCCCTTTACACCGGACTAATACTGGCCGGCGGTTACGCCTGCCTGACCCCCGCGCTCGCCGCAGACCCCACCGGCGACTGGCGGGTCGCCGATGGCGTCGCCAACATCCGTGTCGCCCAATGCAATGGCAGCATGTGGGGGGCGGTTTCCTGGGAAAAAAAGCCCGGCGGCCGCGACGAGAACAATCCCGATGTATCAAAAAAGAACAGGCCGACGCTGGGCATGCCGACCCTGATCGACATGAAGAAGAAGCCCGGCGTCGATCAGTGGGAAGGACAGGTCTATAACGCCAAGGACGGTCAGCTCTACAGCGCGACCATCACGCCTGTCGGCGCCGATCAGCTCGAAATCAAGGGCTGCGTGATGGGCTTCCTCTGCGGTGGCGAGACCTGGACCCGGGTCGGCCCGCCAATTCCCTCGAGCCCTGCCAACGCCATGGCCAAGGGCGGGCCGAAGTCCACGGCGCCGAAAGCCCAGGGAGCGCCAAACACAACGGGCGCCGCGGCCCTACCTGCGCCCGCAGCCCCCAAGACCGCCGCCAAGCCCGGCCAAAAAGGCGCCGCCGACCCGGTCGGCGACATCTGCCTACTCCCTGACATTGCGGGGTTTGCCCATTAG
- a CDS encoding sigma-70 family RNA polymerase sigma factor, whose product MPAKDDLQKAQRFREAALPYLDDVYTLARYLLRDPSDAEDAVQECYLRALKHFDSYRGPAMKPWLFAILRNVCNAEYARRAHRPSAIEDTPGADEQMPLWQESEASPETEVLRSRDAGAIRKLIDALAEPFREIFVLREINNLSYREIAEAVGAPVGTVMSRLARARAMLRAAWTVQEEHSK is encoded by the coding sequence ATGCCCGCCAAGGACGATTTGCAGAAGGCGCAACGCTTCCGCGAGGCGGCGCTGCCCTATCTCGACGACGTCTATACGCTCGCGCGCTATCTCTTGCGCGATCCCTCTGACGCCGAGGATGCGGTGCAGGAGTGCTATCTGCGCGCGCTGAAGCACTTCGACAGCTATCGCGGGCCGGCGATGAAGCCTTGGCTGTTCGCGATCCTCCGCAATGTCTGCAACGCAGAATATGCGCGGCGCGCGCACCGGCCCAGCGCGATCGAGGATACGCCAGGGGCCGACGAGCAGATGCCGCTCTGGCAAGAGAGCGAAGCAAGTCCGGAAACCGAGGTGCTGCGCAGCCGCGATGCCGGCGCCATTCGCAAACTGATCGACGCACTCGCCGAGCCGTTCAGGGAAATCTTCGTACTGCGGGAGATCAACAACCTGTCCTACCGTGAGATCGCCGAGGCCGTCGGCGCCCCCGTCGGCACCGTGATGTCCCGCCTCGCCCGCGCCCGCGCCATGCTGCGCGCGGCCTGGACGGTGCAAGAGGAGCACTCGAAATGA
- the hpnO gene encoding aminobacteriohopanetriol synthase HpnO, with protein MNSPNPDMSQLFADRQAQRSALHNRHLNEQFVRVLKTIGYDVGFQKGQGQYLYDREGARYLDLLSGFGVFAIGRNHPVMREALKSVLDADMPNLVQFDVSTLAGVLAERLLKYVPYLDKAFFANSGAECVEAAIKFARGATGRPGIVYCAHGYHGLTYGALSLTGDSNFRTGFEPLLPGCTPVPFNDLAALEKALASREVAAFVVEPIQGKGVNMPTDEFLPGAAALCKKYGTLFVADEIQTGMGRTGRFLAVEHWNVEPDMVLLSKSLSGGHVPVGAVLTRKGIFDKIFNQMDRAVVHGSTFSKNDLAMAAGIATLDIMESEKLIESAAKRGAELRLALTRMVPGYELLKEVRGKGLMIGVEFGPPKSLRLRASWNVLEAANKGLFCQLITVPLFKDHKILTQVAGHGSHTIKLLPPLTITEEDCGWIERAFDDVIAGSHKVPGAIWSLGKTLVDNAVRRSA; from the coding sequence ATGAACAGTCCAAATCCAGACATGTCTCAGCTGTTCGCGGACCGTCAGGCCCAGCGCAGCGCCCTGCATAATCGGCATCTGAACGAGCAGTTCGTTCGGGTCCTCAAGACCATCGGCTACGACGTCGGCTTCCAGAAGGGGCAGGGGCAGTACCTCTACGATCGCGAGGGCGCGCGCTATCTCGACCTGTTGTCCGGCTTCGGCGTGTTCGCGATCGGGCGCAATCATCCGGTCATGCGCGAGGCGCTCAAGAGCGTGCTCGATGCCGATATGCCAAATCTCGTCCAGTTCGACGTGTCGACGCTCGCCGGCGTGCTCGCCGAGCGGCTGCTGAAATACGTCCCCTATCTCGACAAGGCGTTCTTCGCCAATTCCGGCGCCGAATGCGTCGAGGCCGCGATCAAATTCGCCCGCGGCGCCACGGGTCGTCCCGGCATCGTCTATTGCGCCCACGGCTATCACGGCCTCACTTATGGCGCGCTCTCGCTGACCGGTGATTCGAATTTCCGCACCGGCTTCGAGCCGCTGCTGCCGGGCTGCACCCCGGTCCCATTTAACGACCTGGCCGCGCTCGAAAAGGCGCTGGCCTCGCGCGAGGTCGCCGCCTTCGTCGTCGAGCCGATCCAGGGCAAGGGCGTCAACATGCCCACCGACGAGTTCCTGCCGGGCGCGGCCGCGCTCTGCAAGAAATACGGCACGCTGTTTGTCGCCGACGAGATCCAGACCGGCATGGGCCGCACCGGCCGCTTCCTTGCGGTCGAGCACTGGAACGTCGAGCCTGATATGGTGCTGCTGTCGAAGTCGCTGTCGGGCGGCCATGTGCCGGTCGGCGCGGTGCTGACGCGCAAGGGCATCTTCGACAAGATTTTTAATCAGATGGATCGCGCCGTGGTGCACGGTTCGACCTTCTCCAAGAACGACCTCGCCATGGCGGCAGGCATCGCCACGCTCGACATCATGGAGTCCGAGAAGCTGATCGAGTCCGCTGCCAAGCGCGGCGCCGAGCTGCGCCTCGCGCTGACGCGCATGGTGCCCGGCTACGAGTTGCTGAAGGAAGTCCGCGGCAAGGGCCTAATGATCGGCGTGGAGTTCGGCCCGCCGAAGTCGCTGCGCCTTCGCGCCTCCTGGAACGTGCTGGAGGCCGCCAACAAGGGCCTGTTCTGCCAGCTCATCACCGTGCCGCTGTTCAAGGATCACAAGATCCTGACCCAGGTCGCCGGTCACGGCAGTCACACGATCAAGCTCTTGCCGCCGCTCACCATCACCGAGGAAGACTGCGGCTGGATCGAGCGCGCCTTCGACGACGTCATCGCCGGCAGCCACAAGGTCCCCGGCGCGATCTGGTCACTCGGCAAGACGCTGGTGGACAACGCGGTGCGGCGGTCGGCCTGA
- the ispH gene encoding 4-hydroxy-3-methylbut-2-enyl diphosphate reductase yields MEVYLAQPRGFCAGVVRAIEIVERALEKYGPPVYVRHEIVHNKYVVESLKNKGAIFVEELSEVPAKAVTVFSAHGVARSVEEEAAARDLPVLDATCPLVTKVHNQGKRYIAKGRTLILIGHAGHPEVEGTMGQIPGPVMLVQSVEEANCLTLPADTPLAYITQTTLSVDDTKDIISALQARFTDIQGPDIRDICYATQNRQSAVRDLSKLVDVILVVGAANSSNSNRLREIGTEAGVASYLIADGSELDPAWLKDARSVGVTAGASAPEVLVDDVIEAMRRIGPVKVQVLPGREENIEFRLPAQLAAS; encoded by the coding sequence ATGGAAGTTTACCTGGCGCAACCGCGCGGCTTCTGCGCGGGCGTGGTGCGTGCGATCGAGATCGTGGAAAGGGCGCTGGAAAAGTACGGCCCGCCCGTCTACGTGCGCCATGAGATCGTTCACAACAAATACGTGGTCGAAAGCCTGAAGAACAAAGGCGCGATCTTCGTCGAGGAGCTGTCGGAAGTCCCGGCAAAGGCCGTGACCGTGTTCAGCGCCCATGGCGTCGCCCGCAGCGTCGAAGAAGAAGCGGCCGCCCGCGACCTTCCGGTGCTCGACGCGACCTGTCCACTGGTCACGAAAGTTCACAATCAGGGGAAGCGCTATATCGCCAAGGGCCGGACCCTGATCCTGATCGGCCATGCCGGCCACCCCGAGGTGGAGGGCACGATGGGCCAGATCCCAGGCCCTGTTATGCTGGTCCAGAGCGTTGAAGAGGCAAACTGCCTGACGCTGCCGGCGGATACGCCATTGGCCTACATCACCCAGACCACCCTGTCGGTCGACGACACCAAGGACATCATTTCGGCCCTTCAGGCCCGCTTTACAGATATTCAAGGTCCGGATATCCGGGATATCTGCTATGCGACACAGAACCGCCAATCTGCGGTAAGGGACTTGAGCAAGCTGGTCGACGTGATCTTGGTGGTGGGCGCTGCCAATAGCTCGAACTCGAACCGGCTTCGCGAAATCGGCACTGAAGCCGGCGTCGCGAGTTATTTGATTGCCGACGGCAGCGAGCTCGATCCGGCGTGGTTGAAGGATGCCAGGAGCGTCGGCGTCACGGCCGGCGCCTCGGCGCCTGAGGTACTCGTGGATGACGTGATCGAAGCGATGCGACGGATCGGACCTGTGAAAGTCCAGGTACTGCCGGGCCGCGAGGAAAATATCGAATTCCGGCTTCCGGCCCAACTGGCCGCGAGCTGA
- a CDS encoding cupredoxin domain-containing protein produces MKTLNRRDFGVDLGLALAAAILLPATKARADNDLEVHIDNFVFQPPELKIKVGTTVTWTNRDDIPHTVVSAGKFRSKTLDTDDKFSFTFTNAGDYKYFCSLHPHMTGMIKVE; encoded by the coding sequence ATGAAAACACTCAACCGCCGCGACTTCGGTGTCGACCTCGGTCTCGCGTTGGCCGCAGCCATCCTGCTGCCCGCAACGAAAGCCCGTGCCGACAACGACCTGGAAGTGCACATCGACAATTTCGTCTTCCAGCCGCCCGAGCTCAAGATCAAGGTCGGCACCACTGTGACCTGGACCAACCGGGACGACATCCCCCACACCGTGGTGTCGGCTGGCAAGTTCCGGTCCAAGACCTTGGACACCGACGACAAGTTCTCGTTCACCTTCACCAATGCGGGTGACTACAAGTATTTTTGTTCGCTGCACCCGCACATGACGGGGATGATCAAGGTTGAGTAA
- a CDS encoding phosphorylase: protein MTLGTGDYVTVGQAIDPRPILIVTGLVQEARIAAGPGMAVICSSSSPAQLRALLTVVDPDTIRGVISFGVAGGLDPSLRSGDVVLATEVLSGDARWAAGLSLGDDLIERLTSGRRRVVRGSLAGAEEVVTKRSCKAALHSETGAFAVDMESHIAAAYAAEAGLPFAAVRVISDPAHRALPALARAAIKPNGQIDLAAVFRGIVRNPAALHALVSTGLDFNRALRSLRGCRDFLIGSELAGGEALVSEAA, encoded by the coding sequence GTGACTTTGGGGACGGGGGACTATGTTACCGTGGGTCAGGCCATCGACCCGCGGCCGATACTGATCGTGACCGGACTGGTTCAGGAGGCCCGCATCGCGGCCGGGCCCGGAATGGCGGTGATCTGTTCATCCAGCAGCCCGGCCCAGTTGCGGGCGCTGCTGACGGTGGTCGATCCCGACACGATTCGCGGCGTGATCTCGTTCGGCGTGGCCGGCGGGCTCGACCCGAGCTTGCGCTCCGGCGACGTCGTGCTGGCCACCGAGGTGCTGTCCGGCGACGCCCGCTGGGCCGCCGGCCTGTCGCTCGGCGACGACCTGATCGAGCGCCTGACCTCGGGCCGCCGCCGCGTCGTGCGCGGCAGCCTCGCCGGCGCCGAGGAGGTGGTCACGAAGCGGTCCTGCAAGGCGGCGCTGCATTCGGAGACCGGAGCCTTCGCCGTCGACATGGAGAGCCACATCGCGGCTGCCTACGCCGCCGAGGCCGGGCTGCCCTTTGCCGCCGTGCGCGTCATCAGCGATCCCGCCCACCGCGCGCTGCCGGCGCTCGCCCGCGCCGCGATCAAGCCGAACGGCCAGATCGACCTTGCCGCCGTGTTCCGCGGCATCGTCCGCAATCCGGCGGCGCTGCATGCGCTGGTCTCGACCGGCCTCGACTTCAACCGCGCGCTGCGCTCGCTTCGCGGCTGCCGCGATTTCCTGATCGGCAGCGAGCTCGCAGGTGGCGAGGCACTGGTGTCCGAGGCGGCCTGA
- a CDS encoding MMPL family transporter, which produces MLQSVVVAIVRACTRFASLVVVLGLLLSVGAGYYAARHFTINTDINSLIAQNLDWRQRDQQFDKAFDRDATILAVVEAATPELTTAAADALYAKLKDDKTNFVSMQQLGTGEFFERNGLLFLPTEEVAKTTGQFESAAPLIEIMAGDPSIRGLTGALETGLAGVKRGQVKLDSTERPFNQIAQTVETVLNNGHATFSWRELVSDQPLSDSDKRAFIEFKPILDYNALEPGKDATDAIRKAAADLDFPTKFQARVRLTGPVPIANEEYATVQEGAVVNGIGTVLVVLLILWLALHSAKIIFAVFINLFVGLAITTAAGLMMVGSFNLLSIAFAVLFVGLGVDFGIQYSVRYRSERYKHDDLPAALVLAAKRSAIPLSLAAMATAAGFLCFMPTDYKGIAELGQIAGVGMLVAFLSSITVLPALLKLLNPPGEKEPVGYAFLAPVDHFLEKHRVLIVGGTLLLALGGLPLLYFMKFDFNPMNLRNPRAESIATFLDLRKDPNTGANAINVMTTSEEQARQVEARLEKVPEVLRVMSLDGFVPQDQQPKLKLIAQGAKVLNPALNPDQIDAAPTDQENVEALKSSVDNLRRTAGDAKGPGAVASRRLADALEKLANGDEATRNKAQDVFVTPMKIVFDQLRNAMQAGPVTLNSLPPDLVSAWKSKDGIIRVEALPKGDPNDNETLRKFAAAVLAAEPTAIGGPVSILKSGDTVVRAFIHAGVYALLVIGLLLWITLRRFVDVLMTLVPLLVAGAVTLEICVLIGLPLNFANIVAFPLLLGVGVAFKIYYVVAWRSGRTNLLQTSLTRAIFFSALTTATAFGSLWLSSHPGTSSMGKLLALSLVTTLAAVLLFQPALMGKPRNVRE; this is translated from the coding sequence GTGCTGCAAAGCGTAGTCGTTGCCATCGTCAGGGCCTGCACCCGGTTTGCCTCCCTTGTCGTCGTTCTCGGGCTTCTGCTGTCGGTCGGCGCGGGCTATTACGCCGCGCGGCACTTCACCATCAACACCGACATCAATTCGCTGATTGCCCAGAATCTCGACTGGCGCCAGCGCGACCAGCAATTCGACAAAGCCTTCGACCGCGATGCGACGATTCTCGCGGTCGTCGAGGCCGCGACGCCCGAGCTGACAACTGCCGCGGCGGATGCGCTCTATGCCAAGCTGAAAGACGACAAGACCAATTTCGTGTCGATGCAGCAGCTCGGCACCGGCGAGTTCTTCGAGCGTAACGGCCTGTTGTTCCTGCCGACCGAAGAGGTTGCCAAAACCACCGGTCAGTTCGAATCCGCAGCGCCCCTGATCGAGATCATGGCAGGCGATCCGTCGATCCGCGGCCTGACCGGAGCGCTGGAGACCGGGCTTGCCGGCGTCAAGCGGGGGCAGGTGAAGCTCGATAGCACCGAGCGGCCCTTCAACCAGATCGCGCAGACCGTCGAGACCGTGCTCAACAACGGCCATGCGACCTTCTCCTGGCGCGAACTCGTCAGCGACCAGCCGCTGTCGGATTCAGACAAGCGGGCCTTCATCGAGTTCAAGCCGATCCTTGACTACAACGCGCTGGAGCCCGGCAAGGACGCCACCGACGCGATCCGCAAGGCGGCAGCCGATCTCGATTTCCCGACCAAATTCCAGGCGCGGGTGCGCCTGACCGGCCCGGTGCCGATCGCCAACGAGGAATACGCCACCGTCCAGGAAGGCGCCGTCGTCAACGGCATCGGCACCGTGCTGGTCGTGCTGCTGATCCTGTGGCTGGCGCTGCATTCGGCGAAGATCATCTTCGCGGTGTTCATCAATCTCTTCGTCGGGCTTGCGATCACGACTGCGGCCGGCCTGATGATGGTTGGCTCATTCAACCTGCTGTCGATCGCGTTCGCCGTGCTGTTCGTCGGCCTCGGCGTCGATTTCGGCATCCAGTACAGCGTCCGCTACCGCTCCGAGCGCTATAAGCACGACGATCTCCCCGCCGCGCTCGTGCTCGCCGCCAAGCGTTCGGCGATCCCGCTGTCGCTGGCGGCAATGGCGACCGCGGCCGGCTTCCTCTGCTTCATGCCGACCGACTACAAGGGCATCGCGGAGCTCGGCCAGATCGCCGGCGTCGGCATGCTGGTGGCGTTCCTGTCCTCGATCACCGTCCTGCCGGCGCTGCTGAAGCTGCTCAATCCGCCCGGCGAGAAGGAGCCGGTCGGCTACGCCTTCCTGGCGCCGGTCGATCACTTCCTGGAGAAGCACCGCGTGCTGATCGTGGGCGGCACGCTGCTGCTCGCGCTCGGCGGCCTGCCGCTGCTGTATTTCATGAAGTTCGACTTCAACCCGATGAACTTGCGCAATCCGAGGGCGGAATCGATCGCCACCTTCCTCGACCTGCGCAAGGATCCCAACACCGGCGCCAACGCCATCAACGTGATGACGACGTCCGAGGAGCAGGCGAGGCAGGTCGAGGCGAGACTGGAGAAGGTTCCGGAGGTGCTGCGGGTGATGTCGCTCGACGGCTTCGTGCCGCAAGACCAGCAGCCGAAGCTGAAGCTGATCGCGCAGGGCGCCAAGGTGCTGAACCCCGCGCTCAACCCTGATCAGATCGATGCCGCGCCGACGGATCAGGAAAACGTCGAGGCGCTGAAATCCTCAGTCGACAATCTGCGCAGGACCGCGGGTGATGCGAAGGGCCCCGGCGCGGTTGCCTCGCGGCGGCTGGCGGACGCGCTCGAGAAGCTCGCCAATGGCGACGAGGCCACGCGCAACAAGGCGCAGGACGTGTTCGTCACGCCGATGAAGATCGTGTTCGACCAGCTCAGGAACGCGATGCAGGCAGGTCCCGTCACACTGAACTCGCTGCCGCCCGATCTCGTCAGCGCCTGGAAGAGCAAGGACGGCATCATCCGCGTCGAGGCGCTGCCCAAGGGTGATCCCAACGACAACGAGACGCTGCGCAAGTTCGCGGCGGCGGTGCTCGCTGCCGAACCGACTGCGATCGGCGGACCAGTCTCGATCCTGAAGTCCGGCGACACCGTGGTGAGGGCGTTCATCCATGCCGGCGTCTACGCGCTGCTGGTGATCGGCCTCTTGCTGTGGATCACGCTCCGCCGGTTCGTCGACGTGCTGATGACGCTGGTGCCGCTCTTGGTGGCCGGCGCGGTGACGCTCGAGATTTGCGTTTTGATCGGCCTGCCGCTCAACTTCGCCAACATCGTCGCATTCCCGCTGCTGCTCGGCGTCGGCGTCGCCTTCAAGATCTATTATGTCGTGGCGTGGCGCTCGGGCAGGACGAACCTGCTCCAGACCAGCCTGACGCGCGCGATCTTTTTCAGCGCGCTGACGACCGCGACGGCATTCGGCAGCCTGTGGCTGTCGAGCCATCCCGGCACGTCCAGCATGGGCAAGCTGCTCGCGCTGTCGCTGGTGACGACGCTCGCCGCCGTGCTGCTGTTCCAGCCAGCGCTAATGGGCAAACCCCGCAATGTCAGGGAGTAG